Proteins encoded by one window of Pelmatolapia mariae isolate MD_Pm_ZW linkage group LG14, Pm_UMD_F_2, whole genome shotgun sequence:
- the rskra gene encoding ribosomal protein S6 kinase-related protein isoform X4, whose protein sequence is MGGEVSKNRKSEGPAAQRRFSHGFLSNVGVSIVHRLGHSAVFSRPVGADSRQPIRLLLPPEDGAEASGADRTPPAFISVFLPEFPHRRCPDHFQILGFIAKGSFGPILKVKDISKEKIYAVKVLPKSELLKHGVLEQSKEEVIIQDCWQTQRHLFIMCDYCSTGDLHTCWLLRGHFGEEEVRLIAAELGSALGFLHDLGIMHRDIKMENILLNDQGHLRLSDFGLSRRLKRGGRAFTICGTIQYMAPEILSGGPYNHAADWWSLGIMLYSLATGKFPLMAEIDHCRMLAKVRDFSYVLPETFSSALILLLTELLCKNPMNRLRNLECFKMQTFFRGTSFDPYILQKTPVEFILELRTHPDWAAKSTRGFSLDYFDNFDCDQILHSPVSPSEVMG, encoded by the exons ATGGGCGGTGAGGTCAGTAAAAACCGAAAG AGCGAGGGGCCGGCTGCTCAGCGTCGATTCAGCCACGGGTTCCTCTCGAACGTGGGGGTCTCCATCGTTCATAGACTCGGACACTCAGCTGTATTTTCTCGCCCTGTGGGAGCAGACAGCAGGCAGCCCATCCGACTCCTGTTGCCTCCAGAGGACGGCGCTGAGGCGTCCGGCGCAGACCGGACTCCTCCGGCTTTTATCTCTGTCTTTCTGCCCGAGTTCCCACACCGTAGATGTCCTGATCATTTCCAG ATCCTGGGCTTCATAGCTAAAGGCTCATTTGGACCCATCCTAAAAGTCAAAGATATTTCCAAAGAGAAGATCTATGCAGTTAAG GTTCTGCCAAAGTCTGAGTTATTGAAGCATGGAGTCCTGGAGCAGTCAAAAGAGGAAGTCATCATTCAG GACTGCTGGCAGACGCAGCGCCATCTCTTCATTA TGTGTGACTACTGCAGTACTGGTGACCTGCACACTTGTTGGTTGCTGAGGGGCCACTTTGGGGAGGAAGAGGTTCGGCTCATTGCTGCGGAGCTGGGCAGTGCACTGG GATTCCTACATGACTTAGGAATCATGCACAGAGATATAAAA ATGGAGAACATTCTGTTAAATGATCAAG GTCACCTTCGACTGTCTGATTTCGGTCTGTCTCGCCGCCTGAAACGAGGAGGGCGAGCTTTCACAATATGTGGGACGATCCAGTACATGG CTCCTGAAATCTTGAGCGGTGGTCCTTACAACCATGCTGCTGACTGGTGGTCTCTTGGGATTATGCTATACTCACTGGCGACAGGAAAG TTTCCACTAATGGCAGAAATAGACCACTGTCGCATGCTGGCAAAGGTCAGAGATTTTTCTTATGTGCTGCCCGAGACCTTCAGCTCTGCTCTGATCCTACTCCTCACTGAG CTTTTGTGCAAGAATCCGATGAACCGCCTTCGTAATCTGGAGTGTTTCAAGATGCAGACGTTCTTCCGTGGCACTTCATTCGACCCTTACATCCTCCAGAAGACACCGGTTGAATTCATCCTGGAGCTCAGGACGCACCCCGACTGGGCAGCCAAATCCACAAGAGGCTTTTCATTGGATTACTTTGATAACTTTGACTGTGATCAAATCCTTCACTCCCCCGTGAGTCCCAGTGAAGTCATGGGGTAG
- the rskra gene encoding ribosomal protein S6 kinase-related protein isoform X1, with the protein MGGEVSKNRKSEGPAAQRRFSHGFLSNVGVSIVHRLGHSAVFSRPVGADSRQPIRLLLPPEDGAEASGADRTPPAFISVFLPEFPHRRCPDHFQILGFIAKGSFGPILKVKDISKEKIYAVKVLPKSELLKHGVLEQSKEEVIIQRQLKHPFIHNLQDCWQTQRHLFIMCDYCSTGDLHTCWLLRGHFGEEEVRLIAAELGSALGFLHDLGIMHRDIKMENILLNDQGHLRLSDFGLSRRLKRGGRAFTICGTIQYMAPEILSGGPYNHAADWWSLGIMLYSLATGKFPLMAEIDHCRMLAKVRDFSYVLPETFSSALILLLTELLCKNPMNRLRNLECFKMQTFFRGTSFDPYILQKTPVEFILELRTHPDWAAKSTRGFSLDYFDNFDCDQILHSPVSPSEVMG; encoded by the exons ATGGGCGGTGAGGTCAGTAAAAACCGAAAG AGCGAGGGGCCGGCTGCTCAGCGTCGATTCAGCCACGGGTTCCTCTCGAACGTGGGGGTCTCCATCGTTCATAGACTCGGACACTCAGCTGTATTTTCTCGCCCTGTGGGAGCAGACAGCAGGCAGCCCATCCGACTCCTGTTGCCTCCAGAGGACGGCGCTGAGGCGTCCGGCGCAGACCGGACTCCTCCGGCTTTTATCTCTGTCTTTCTGCCCGAGTTCCCACACCGTAGATGTCCTGATCATTTCCAG ATCCTGGGCTTCATAGCTAAAGGCTCATTTGGACCCATCCTAAAAGTCAAAGATATTTCCAAAGAGAAGATCTATGCAGTTAAG GTTCTGCCAAAGTCTGAGTTATTGAAGCATGGAGTCCTGGAGCAGTCAAAAGAGGAAGTCATCATTCAG CGGCAGCTCAAACACCCTTTTATCCACAATCTGCAGGACTGCTGGCAGACGCAGCGCCATCTCTTCATTA TGTGTGACTACTGCAGTACTGGTGACCTGCACACTTGTTGGTTGCTGAGGGGCCACTTTGGGGAGGAAGAGGTTCGGCTCATTGCTGCGGAGCTGGGCAGTGCACTGG GATTCCTACATGACTTAGGAATCATGCACAGAGATATAAAA ATGGAGAACATTCTGTTAAATGATCAAG GTCACCTTCGACTGTCTGATTTCGGTCTGTCTCGCCGCCTGAAACGAGGAGGGCGAGCTTTCACAATATGTGGGACGATCCAGTACATGG CTCCTGAAATCTTGAGCGGTGGTCCTTACAACCATGCTGCTGACTGGTGGTCTCTTGGGATTATGCTATACTCACTGGCGACAGGAAAG TTTCCACTAATGGCAGAAATAGACCACTGTCGCATGCTGGCAAAGGTCAGAGATTTTTCTTATGTGCTGCCCGAGACCTTCAGCTCTGCTCTGATCCTACTCCTCACTGAG CTTTTGTGCAAGAATCCGATGAACCGCCTTCGTAATCTGGAGTGTTTCAAGATGCAGACGTTCTTCCGTGGCACTTCATTCGACCCTTACATCCTCCAGAAGACACCGGTTGAATTCATCCTGGAGCTCAGGACGCACCCCGACTGGGCAGCCAAATCCACAAGAGGCTTTTCATTGGATTACTTTGATAACTTTGACTGTGATCAAATCCTTCACTCCCCCGTGAGTCCCAGTGAAGTCATGGGGTAG
- the rskra gene encoding ribosomal protein S6 kinase-related protein isoform X2, with the protein MGGEVSKNRKSEGPAAQRRFSHGFLSNVGVSIVHRLGHSAVFSRPVGADSRQPIRLLLPPEDGAEASGADRTPPAFISVFLPEFPHRRCPDHFQILGFIAKGSFGPILKVKDISKEKIYAVLPKSELLKHGVLEQSKEEVIIQRQLKHPFIHNLQDCWQTQRHLFIMCDYCSTGDLHTCWLLRGHFGEEEVRLIAAELGSALGFLHDLGIMHRDIKMENILLNDQGHLRLSDFGLSRRLKRGGRAFTICGTIQYMAPEILSGGPYNHAADWWSLGIMLYSLATGKFPLMAEIDHCRMLAKVRDFSYVLPETFSSALILLLTELLCKNPMNRLRNLECFKMQTFFRGTSFDPYILQKTPVEFILELRTHPDWAAKSTRGFSLDYFDNFDCDQILHSPVSPSEVMG; encoded by the exons ATGGGCGGTGAGGTCAGTAAAAACCGAAAG AGCGAGGGGCCGGCTGCTCAGCGTCGATTCAGCCACGGGTTCCTCTCGAACGTGGGGGTCTCCATCGTTCATAGACTCGGACACTCAGCTGTATTTTCTCGCCCTGTGGGAGCAGACAGCAGGCAGCCCATCCGACTCCTGTTGCCTCCAGAGGACGGCGCTGAGGCGTCCGGCGCAGACCGGACTCCTCCGGCTTTTATCTCTGTCTTTCTGCCCGAGTTCCCACACCGTAGATGTCCTGATCATTTCCAG ATCCTGGGCTTCATAGCTAAAGGCTCATTTGGACCCATCCTAAAAGTCAAAGATATTTCCAAAGAGAAGATCTATGCA GTTCTGCCAAAGTCTGAGTTATTGAAGCATGGAGTCCTGGAGCAGTCAAAAGAGGAAGTCATCATTCAG CGGCAGCTCAAACACCCTTTTATCCACAATCTGCAGGACTGCTGGCAGACGCAGCGCCATCTCTTCATTA TGTGTGACTACTGCAGTACTGGTGACCTGCACACTTGTTGGTTGCTGAGGGGCCACTTTGGGGAGGAAGAGGTTCGGCTCATTGCTGCGGAGCTGGGCAGTGCACTGG GATTCCTACATGACTTAGGAATCATGCACAGAGATATAAAA ATGGAGAACATTCTGTTAAATGATCAAG GTCACCTTCGACTGTCTGATTTCGGTCTGTCTCGCCGCCTGAAACGAGGAGGGCGAGCTTTCACAATATGTGGGACGATCCAGTACATGG CTCCTGAAATCTTGAGCGGTGGTCCTTACAACCATGCTGCTGACTGGTGGTCTCTTGGGATTATGCTATACTCACTGGCGACAGGAAAG TTTCCACTAATGGCAGAAATAGACCACTGTCGCATGCTGGCAAAGGTCAGAGATTTTTCTTATGTGCTGCCCGAGACCTTCAGCTCTGCTCTGATCCTACTCCTCACTGAG CTTTTGTGCAAGAATCCGATGAACCGCCTTCGTAATCTGGAGTGTTTCAAGATGCAGACGTTCTTCCGTGGCACTTCATTCGACCCTTACATCCTCCAGAAGACACCGGTTGAATTCATCCTGGAGCTCAGGACGCACCCCGACTGGGCAGCCAAATCCACAAGAGGCTTTTCATTGGATTACTTTGATAACTTTGACTGTGATCAAATCCTTCACTCCCCCGTGAGTCCCAGTGAAGTCATGGGGTAG
- the rskra gene encoding ribosomal protein S6 kinase-related protein isoform X5, with the protein MGGEVSKNRKSEGPAAQRRFSHGFLSNVGVSIVHRLGHSAVFSRPVGADSRQPIRLLLPPEDGAEASGADRTPPAFISVFLPEFPHRRCPDHFQILGFIAKGSFGPILKVKDISKEKIYAVLPKSELLKHGVLEQSKEEVIIQDCWQTQRHLFIMCDYCSTGDLHTCWLLRGHFGEEEVRLIAAELGSALGFLHDLGIMHRDIKMENILLNDQGHLRLSDFGLSRRLKRGGRAFTICGTIQYMAPEILSGGPYNHAADWWSLGIMLYSLATGKFPLMAEIDHCRMLAKVRDFSYVLPETFSSALILLLTELLCKNPMNRLRNLECFKMQTFFRGTSFDPYILQKTPVEFILELRTHPDWAAKSTRGFSLDYFDNFDCDQILHSPVSPSEVMG; encoded by the exons ATGGGCGGTGAGGTCAGTAAAAACCGAAAG AGCGAGGGGCCGGCTGCTCAGCGTCGATTCAGCCACGGGTTCCTCTCGAACGTGGGGGTCTCCATCGTTCATAGACTCGGACACTCAGCTGTATTTTCTCGCCCTGTGGGAGCAGACAGCAGGCAGCCCATCCGACTCCTGTTGCCTCCAGAGGACGGCGCTGAGGCGTCCGGCGCAGACCGGACTCCTCCGGCTTTTATCTCTGTCTTTCTGCCCGAGTTCCCACACCGTAGATGTCCTGATCATTTCCAG ATCCTGGGCTTCATAGCTAAAGGCTCATTTGGACCCATCCTAAAAGTCAAAGATATTTCCAAAGAGAAGATCTATGCA GTTCTGCCAAAGTCTGAGTTATTGAAGCATGGAGTCCTGGAGCAGTCAAAAGAGGAAGTCATCATTCAG GACTGCTGGCAGACGCAGCGCCATCTCTTCATTA TGTGTGACTACTGCAGTACTGGTGACCTGCACACTTGTTGGTTGCTGAGGGGCCACTTTGGGGAGGAAGAGGTTCGGCTCATTGCTGCGGAGCTGGGCAGTGCACTGG GATTCCTACATGACTTAGGAATCATGCACAGAGATATAAAA ATGGAGAACATTCTGTTAAATGATCAAG GTCACCTTCGACTGTCTGATTTCGGTCTGTCTCGCCGCCTGAAACGAGGAGGGCGAGCTTTCACAATATGTGGGACGATCCAGTACATGG CTCCTGAAATCTTGAGCGGTGGTCCTTACAACCATGCTGCTGACTGGTGGTCTCTTGGGATTATGCTATACTCACTGGCGACAGGAAAG TTTCCACTAATGGCAGAAATAGACCACTGTCGCATGCTGGCAAAGGTCAGAGATTTTTCTTATGTGCTGCCCGAGACCTTCAGCTCTGCTCTGATCCTACTCCTCACTGAG CTTTTGTGCAAGAATCCGATGAACCGCCTTCGTAATCTGGAGTGTTTCAAGATGCAGACGTTCTTCCGTGGCACTTCATTCGACCCTTACATCCTCCAGAAGACACCGGTTGAATTCATCCTGGAGCTCAGGACGCACCCCGACTGGGCAGCCAAATCCACAAGAGGCTTTTCATTGGATTACTTTGATAACTTTGACTGTGATCAAATCCTTCACTCCCCCGTGAGTCCCAGTGAAGTCATGGGGTAG
- the rskra gene encoding ribosomal protein S6 kinase-related protein isoform X3 has protein sequence MGGESEGPAAQRRFSHGFLSNVGVSIVHRLGHSAVFSRPVGADSRQPIRLLLPPEDGAEASGADRTPPAFISVFLPEFPHRRCPDHFQILGFIAKGSFGPILKVKDISKEKIYAVKVLPKSELLKHGVLEQSKEEVIIQRQLKHPFIHNLQDCWQTQRHLFIMCDYCSTGDLHTCWLLRGHFGEEEVRLIAAELGSALGFLHDLGIMHRDIKMENILLNDQGHLRLSDFGLSRRLKRGGRAFTICGTIQYMAPEILSGGPYNHAADWWSLGIMLYSLATGKFPLMAEIDHCRMLAKVRDFSYVLPETFSSALILLLTELLCKNPMNRLRNLECFKMQTFFRGTSFDPYILQKTPVEFILELRTHPDWAAKSTRGFSLDYFDNFDCDQILHSPVSPSEVMG, from the exons ATGGGCGGTGAG AGCGAGGGGCCGGCTGCTCAGCGTCGATTCAGCCACGGGTTCCTCTCGAACGTGGGGGTCTCCATCGTTCATAGACTCGGACACTCAGCTGTATTTTCTCGCCCTGTGGGAGCAGACAGCAGGCAGCCCATCCGACTCCTGTTGCCTCCAGAGGACGGCGCTGAGGCGTCCGGCGCAGACCGGACTCCTCCGGCTTTTATCTCTGTCTTTCTGCCCGAGTTCCCACACCGTAGATGTCCTGATCATTTCCAG ATCCTGGGCTTCATAGCTAAAGGCTCATTTGGACCCATCCTAAAAGTCAAAGATATTTCCAAAGAGAAGATCTATGCAGTTAAG GTTCTGCCAAAGTCTGAGTTATTGAAGCATGGAGTCCTGGAGCAGTCAAAAGAGGAAGTCATCATTCAG CGGCAGCTCAAACACCCTTTTATCCACAATCTGCAGGACTGCTGGCAGACGCAGCGCCATCTCTTCATTA TGTGTGACTACTGCAGTACTGGTGACCTGCACACTTGTTGGTTGCTGAGGGGCCACTTTGGGGAGGAAGAGGTTCGGCTCATTGCTGCGGAGCTGGGCAGTGCACTGG GATTCCTACATGACTTAGGAATCATGCACAGAGATATAAAA ATGGAGAACATTCTGTTAAATGATCAAG GTCACCTTCGACTGTCTGATTTCGGTCTGTCTCGCCGCCTGAAACGAGGAGGGCGAGCTTTCACAATATGTGGGACGATCCAGTACATGG CTCCTGAAATCTTGAGCGGTGGTCCTTACAACCATGCTGCTGACTGGTGGTCTCTTGGGATTATGCTATACTCACTGGCGACAGGAAAG TTTCCACTAATGGCAGAAATAGACCACTGTCGCATGCTGGCAAAGGTCAGAGATTTTTCTTATGTGCTGCCCGAGACCTTCAGCTCTGCTCTGATCCTACTCCTCACTGAG CTTTTGTGCAAGAATCCGATGAACCGCCTTCGTAATCTGGAGTGTTTCAAGATGCAGACGTTCTTCCGTGGCACTTCATTCGACCCTTACATCCTCCAGAAGACACCGGTTGAATTCATCCTGGAGCTCAGGACGCACCCCGACTGGGCAGCCAAATCCACAAGAGGCTTTTCATTGGATTACTTTGATAACTTTGACTGTGATCAAATCCTTCACTCCCCCGTGAGTCCCAGTGAAGTCATGGGGTAG
- the aldoca gene encoding fructose-bisphosphate aldolase C-A — MRHILISGCSDNQSLRMTHQFPTLSEAQKRELHETALRIVSPGKGILAADESVGSMAKRLAQVGVENTEENRRQYRQILFSADDRINSCIGGVIFFHETLYQHSDNGIPFVKMIRDRGILVGVKVDKGVVPLAGTCGETTTQGLDGLSERCAQYKKDGAIFAKWRCVLKISDVNPSKLAITENANVLARYSSICQQHGIVPVIEPEILPDGDHDLKRCQYVTEKVLAAVYKAMSDHHVYLEGTLLKPNMVTPGHSSSTKYSPEEVAMATLTALRRTVPPAVTGIAFLSGGQSEEEASIHLNAINNCPLPKPWVLTFSFGRALQASALRAWRGHKENEKAATEQFIKRAEVNSLACQGKYTGGDNYGEAGQRIYGSCHAY, encoded by the exons ATGAGGCACATCTTAATTTCAG GCTGCTCAGACAATCAGTCACTCAGGATGACGCATCAGTTCCCAACGCTCTCCGAGGCTCAGAAGAGGGAGCTGCATGAGACCGCTTTACGCATAGTTTCTCCAGGGAAGGGCATCCTGGCTGCAGATGAGTCTGTAG GCAGTATGGCTAAGCGGCTGGCTCAAGTCGGAGTGGAGAACACGGAGGAGAACCGCAGGCAGTATCGGCAGATCCTCTTCAGTGCGGACGATCGCATCAACAGCTGCATCGGAGGGGTCATCTTCTTCCACGAGACCCTGTACCAACACTCTGATAATGGCATTCCCTTTGTCAAAATGATCAGGGACAGGGGAATCCTGGTTGGGGTCAAG GTTGACAAAGGTGTTGTTCCCCTGGCAGGAACTTGTGGAGAAACCACCACACAGG GTCTGGATGGATTGTCTGAGCGTTGTGCGCAGTATAAAAAGGACGGCGCTATCTTCGCAAAGTGGCGCTGTGTGCTCAAAATTAGTGACGTCAATCCATCAAAGCTGGCTATCACAGAAAATGCGAATGTTCTTGCACGTTACTCTAGTATCTGCCAGCAG CATGGCATCGTGCCCGTCATAGAGCCAGAGATTTTGCCTGATGGTGATCATGACCTGAAGCGCTGCCAGTATGTCACTGAGAAG GTCCTGGCTGCAGTGTACAAGGCCATGTCAGACCACCACGTGTACCTCGAAGGCACTCTGCTCAAACCCAACATGGTCACCCCTGGACACAGCTCCTCCACCAAGTACAGCCCAGAGGAGGTTGCAATGGCAACCCTCACTGCTCTGCGCCGCACAGTTCCCCCAGCTGTGACAG GAATTGCTTTTCTGTCAGGAGGTCAGAGTGAAGAGGAGGCCTCTATCCACCTTAATGCCATCAACAACTGCCCTCTGCCCAAACCCTGGGTCCTGACGTTCTCCTTCGGACGAGCCCTGCAGGCGTCTGCACTCAGAGCCTGGAGAGGACATAAAGAGAACGAGAAAGCCGCCACTGAACAGTTCATCAAGAGAGCAGAG GTGAACAGTCTGGCATGTCAGGGAAAGTACACCGGTGGAGATAACTATGGCGAGGCTGGCCAGCGCATTTACGGTTCCTGCCATGCATATTGA
- the srsf1a gene encoding serine/arginine-rich splicing factor 1A, translating into MSGVVRGPAGNNDCRIYVGNLPPDIRTKDVEDVFYKYGTIRDIDLKNRRGGPPFAFIEFEDPRDADDAVYGRDGYDYDGYRLRVEFPRSGRGSRGGFGIGGAPRGRYGPPSRRSEYRVVVSGLPQSGSWQDLKDHMREAGDVCYADVYRDGTGVVEFVRKEDMTYAVRKLDNTKFRSHEGETAYIRVKLDGPRSPSYGRSRSRSRGSRSRSRSRSASRSRSNSRGRGRGSPRYSPRHSRSRSRS; encoded by the exons ATGTCGGGTGTTGTGCGAGGCCCCGCTGGGAACAACGACTGCCGAATTTACGTGGGAAACCTCCCGCCAGATATACGCACAAAAGATGTGGAAGACGTGTTCTACAAGTACGGGACGATTCGAGATATCGACTTGAAGAACCGGAGAGGGGGGCCCCCGTTCGCCTTTATTGAATTCGAAGACCCCAG GGACGCTGATGATGCCGTCTATGGACGTGATGGATACGACTACGACGGCTACAGACTGCGAGTGGAGTTTCCTCGGAGCGGCAGGGGATCCAGAGGAGGGTTTGGGATCGGAGGAGCGCCCAGAGGCAGATATGGACCCCCCTCCAGACGATCTGAGTACAGGGTCGTTGTGTCAG GGCTCCCTCAGAGCGGCAGCTGGCAGGACCTGAAGGACCACATGCGTGAGGCAGGCGACGTCTGCTACGCCGACGTTTACAGAGACGGGACTGGAGTTGTAGAATTTGTGCGCAAAGAAGACATGACCTATGCCGTTCGCAAGCTGGACAACACCAAATTCCGCTCCCATGAG GGAGAGACTGCTTACATTCGTGTGAAATTAGACGGTCCCCGCAGCCCAAGTTACGGAAGATCACGCTCTCGCAGCCGTGGCAGCCGGAGCAGGAGCCGCAGTCGGAGCGCCAGCCGCAGTCGCAGCAATTCCCGTGGTCGTGGCAGAGGATCTCCCCGCTACTCACCCCGTCACAGCCGCTCTCGCTCCCGTTCCTAA
- the dynll2a gene encoding dynein, light chain, LC8-type 2a, whose amino-acid sequence MTDRKAVIKNADMSEDMQQDAVDCATQAMEKYNIEKDIAAYIKKEFDKKYNPTWHCIVGRNFGSYVTHETKHFIYFYLGQVAILLFKSG is encoded by the exons ATGACTGACAGGAAAGCTGTGATCAAGAACGCAGACATGTCCGAGGACATGCAGCAGGACGCGGTGGACTGTGCCACCCAGGCCATGGAGAAGTACAACATAGAGAAGGACATTGCAGCCTACATCAAGAAG GAGTTTGACAAGAAGTACAACCCCACCTGGCACTGCATTGTCGGGAGGAACTTCGGCAGCTACGTCACCCACGAGACGAAGCATTTCATTTACTTTTATCTGGGCCAGGTGGCCATCTTGCTCTTCAAGTCAGGCTGA